One region of Termitidicoccus mucosus genomic DNA includes:
- the lptE gene encoding LPS assembly lipoprotein LptE, whose translation MHQENNYTPSSRFRILACFAAVACLLLSAACSHYRLGTGGTLAFSTLYVAPVENEANLPQGAALFSTQLREAFLRDSRVTLVNDPASADATLTVELVRLDRAMTSARTYDTGLARKFDLTLASRCTLRDNRAGRLLIDKRPVTATRQVFSTPAPAATQSDQLQAEYNTMPLLAGALAENISHAVLDVW comes from the coding sequence ATGCATCAGGAAAACAACTACACCCCGTCCTCCCGTTTTCGCATCCTCGCCTGCTTCGCCGCGGTCGCGTGCCTCCTGCTGTCGGCCGCCTGCTCGCACTACCGGCTGGGGACGGGCGGCACGCTCGCCTTCTCCACGCTCTACGTCGCGCCGGTGGAAAACGAGGCCAATCTCCCTCAGGGCGCCGCGCTTTTTTCCACGCAACTCCGCGAGGCCTTCCTGCGCGACAGCCGGGTGACGCTGGTCAACGACCCCGCCTCCGCCGATGCCACGCTCACCGTGGAGCTTGTCCGCCTCGACCGCGCCATGACGAGCGCGCGCACCTACGACACCGGCCTCGCGCGCAAGTTCGACCTCACGCTCGCCTCGCGCTGCACGCTCCGCGACAACCGCGCCGGCAGGCTCCTCATCGACAAGCGTCCCGTCACCGCCACCCGCCAGGTTTTTTCGACCCCCGCGCCCGCCGCCACGCAAAGCGACCAACTCCAGGCCGAATACAACACCATGCCGCTCCTCGCCGGCGCGCTCGCGGAAAACATTTCCCACGCCGTGCTGGACGTGTGGTGA
- a CDS encoding proline--tRNA ligase has translation MNYWSQFFIPTLKESPADAEIASHKLLVRAGLVRKLGGGLYTYMPLGLRVIHKITQICREEINAGGGIELWMPHVHPVENWTEGPRWNVAREIMFRADSAGAGKRAPAEPEFVLGPTHEEIITPLAKTEITSYRDLPKNFYQIATKFRNEIRPRYGLMRAREFIMMDSYSFDADDEGATQNYLRMKSAYERFFTRLGVQFIAVEADTGVMGGNFSHEFMVPAEVGDNDVLYCDESGYAANREKAASAIVPADLADAAPAGAVEEFATPGVVTIAQLEAAPHSVPAGSQFKTLVYIGDGKPFIVILRGNDELEEAKLGSLGFSLFRPATPEEIAPVLGAKPGSLGAVRGTIKDPSALAGVFADHAIRLVGNGVTGANKDGFHLRHVNVARDLAITRFGDFRRVREGEPCPVCGKPLKLRRGIEVGHIFKLGTKYSERYNAVYTDAQKQSRLMVMGCYGIGVSRSMQAIIEQSHDADGIIWPWAVAPFQVLVCLLDPQNEEAKSVAQKLAAAAEQAGADVLIDDREERPGVKFKDADLIGIPLRVTIGGKGLKEGVVEVKWRAEKEMAKVPVGVAESHLATLVRDAWEKAPRVK, from the coding sequence ATGAACTATTGGTCGCAGTTTTTCATCCCCACCCTTAAGGAGAGCCCGGCGGACGCGGAAATCGCCTCGCACAAGCTGCTCGTGCGCGCCGGCCTCGTGCGCAAACTCGGCGGCGGCCTCTACACCTACATGCCGCTCGGGCTGCGCGTGATCCACAAAATCACCCAGATCTGCCGCGAGGAAATCAACGCCGGCGGCGGCATCGAGCTCTGGATGCCGCACGTCCATCCGGTGGAAAACTGGACCGAGGGACCGCGCTGGAACGTCGCCCGCGAAATCATGTTTCGCGCCGACAGCGCGGGCGCGGGCAAACGCGCCCCCGCCGAGCCGGAGTTTGTGCTCGGCCCCACGCACGAGGAAATCATCACCCCGCTCGCGAAGACCGAAATCACCAGCTACCGTGATCTTCCGAAAAACTTCTACCAGATCGCCACGAAATTCCGCAACGAGATCCGCCCCCGCTACGGCCTCATGCGCGCCCGCGAGTTCATCATGATGGACTCCTATTCGTTCGATGCCGACGACGAGGGGGCGACACAGAACTACCTGCGCATGAAGTCCGCCTACGAGCGCTTCTTCACGCGCCTCGGCGTGCAGTTCATCGCGGTCGAGGCCGACACCGGCGTGATGGGCGGCAACTTCTCGCACGAATTCATGGTGCCCGCCGAGGTCGGCGACAACGACGTGCTTTATTGCGACGAAAGCGGCTATGCCGCCAACCGCGAAAAGGCCGCCAGCGCCATCGTGCCGGCGGACCTCGCCGACGCCGCGCCCGCCGGCGCCGTGGAGGAATTCGCCACGCCGGGCGTGGTGACCATCGCGCAGCTTGAGGCCGCGCCGCATTCCGTGCCGGCCGGCTCGCAGTTCAAGACGCTCGTCTACATCGGCGACGGCAAGCCCTTCATCGTGATCCTGCGCGGCAACGACGAACTGGAGGAGGCCAAGCTCGGCTCGCTCGGCTTCAGCCTCTTCCGTCCCGCCACGCCCGAGGAAATCGCGCCCGTGCTCGGCGCGAAGCCCGGCAGCCTCGGCGCGGTGCGCGGCACGATCAAAGATCCGTCCGCGCTCGCGGGCGTGTTCGCCGACCACGCCATCCGCCTCGTCGGCAACGGCGTCACCGGCGCGAACAAGGACGGCTTCCACCTGCGCCACGTCAATGTCGCCCGCGACCTCGCCATCACGCGCTTCGGCGATTTCCGCCGCGTGCGCGAAGGCGAGCCGTGCCCGGTTTGCGGCAAGCCGCTCAAGCTCCGCCGCGGCATCGAGGTCGGCCACATTTTCAAGCTCGGGACAAAATATTCCGAGCGCTACAACGCCGTTTACACCGACGCGCAAAAACAATCGCGCCTCATGGTGATGGGCTGCTACGGCATCGGCGTGAGCCGCTCCATGCAGGCCATCATCGAGCAATCGCACGACGCCGACGGCATCATCTGGCCCTGGGCGGTGGCTCCGTTCCAAGTGCTCGTCTGCCTGCTCGATCCGCAGAACGAAGAGGCAAAATCCGTCGCGCAGAAACTCGCCGCCGCCGCCGAGCAGGCGGGCGCGGACGTGCTCATCGACGACCGCGAGGAACGCCCCGGCGTGAAGTTCAAGGACGCCGACCTCATCGGCATCCCGCTGCGCGTCACCATCGGCGGCAAGGGCCTGAAGGAAGGCGTGGTCGAGGTGAAATGGCGCGCCGAAAAGGAAATGGCGAAAGTGCCCGTCGGCGTGGCCGAGTCGCACCTCGCCACGCTGGTGCGCGACGCATGGGAAAAAGCGCCGCGCGTGAAATAA
- a CDS encoding ATP-dependent Clp protease adaptor ClpS produces MTTTAPVTTPKEKTGAETALADSWRVVVLNDPVNLMSYVVLVFRKVFGFDEATARRHMLEVHERGRSVVWRGVREQAEAYAYTLHEWHLTAILERNETD; encoded by the coding sequence ATGACGACCACGGCACCAGTCACGACACCGAAGGAGAAGACGGGCGCGGAAACCGCGCTGGCGGACTCGTGGCGCGTGGTCGTGCTCAACGACCCCGTCAACCTCATGTCGTATGTCGTGCTCGTTTTCCGCAAAGTATTCGGCTTCGACGAGGCGACGGCGCGCCGCCACATGCTGGAAGTGCACGAACGAGGGCGCTCGGTGGTGTGGCGGGGCGTGCGCGAACAGGCCGAGGCGTATGCTTACACCTTGCACGAGTGGCATCTCACCGCGATTCTGGAGCGCAATGAAACGGATTGA